Proteins encoded in a region of the Candidatus Moanabacter tarae genome:
- the larB gene encoding Pyridinium-3,5-biscarboxylic acid mononucleotide synthase, with translation MKEENLRSLLDGVQKGTVTLNDAVRALKQGPFKDSFLGEATPDHHRRLRHGLCEVIFGEGKSVEQITSIAGELSEGGVPVLITRLDGMKLAALKVSFPNGRASLTGGTFIVNPPPVSLVAKDHPHIAIISAGTSDLPVAEEAAETCVAAETPFVMISDVGIAGLHRILRRIDELEDATVLVVIAGMEGALPSVVGGLVGKPIFAVPTSVGYGSNLNGLTALLAMLNSCSPGICVVNIDNGFSAAYAGCRVISAIKHRLGSVKEG, from the coding sequence ATGAAAGAAGAGAATTTACGTAGTCTCCTTGACGGCGTTCAGAAGGGGACCGTAACACTGAATGATGCAGTTCGTGCATTGAAGCAGGGGCCCTTTAAGGATTCCTTTTTGGGTGAGGCGACGCCCGATCATCATCGTCGGTTGAGGCACGGACTGTGCGAGGTGATTTTTGGTGAGGGCAAGTCTGTTGAACAGATTACATCTATAGCGGGAGAGCTTTCGGAAGGAGGCGTGCCTGTGCTTATTACCCGCCTGGATGGGATGAAGTTAGCTGCTCTGAAAGTATCTTTTCCAAATGGTCGGGCTAGTTTGACTGGAGGAACTTTTATCGTTAACCCGCCTCCCGTTAGTTTAGTTGCTAAAGATCATCCACATATTGCGATCATTTCCGCCGGGACGAGTGATCTTCCAGTTGCGGAGGAAGCTGCGGAAACTTGTGTAGCGGCCGAAACTCCGTTCGTTATGATTTCAGACGTAGGAATAGCTGGCTTACATCGAATTCTCCGACGCATAGATGAACTCGAGGATGCAACGGTGCTCGTGGTAATAGCGGGAATGGAAGGAGCATTGCCTAGCGTAGTTGGAGGACTGGTCGGCAAACCGATATTCGCGGTTCCGACAAGTGTTGGATATGGTTCTAATTTGAATGGATTGACTGCTCTTTTGGCTATGTTAAATTCTTGTTCCCCGGGAATCTGTGTTGTCAATATAGACAACGGATTTTCAGCCGCTTATGCAGGGTGTCGGGTAATATCCGCAATTAAGCATAGACTGGGGAGTGTCAAAGAGGGATGA
- the yjhC_1 gene encoding putative oxidoreductase YjhC, whose protein sequence is MSEIRMGLVGSGGMAWRRARNFQEIPYSKVTSIAARNPETGRALANEMKCHLHSDWRSLIDDEEIDAVVICTHNALHGEIVIKALENNLHVFTEYPIARYQNEIKKIRQLTKKSSPILRAAHSETVSLEHQALKDQIEGMGDLVASNFLRLTPNRGTRPEVLFNLKLSGPPALFFIYHIYPMIDLFGPAIWVESHANYRNLRKNGSYDCFFNTLTVGFAEAGIAQWTWAGGIEIKSARQFEHIVLSKGTLTYERENWTFSNRETVKDLKTPIMENETLEAQFVREILEENDLWREDLETALHATEIGIAAEGSATKGSRLILPL, encoded by the coding sequence ATGTCTGAAATTAGAATGGGACTAGTTGGGTCAGGTGGAATGGCCTGGCGGCGGGCACGTAATTTCCAAGAAATACCCTATTCCAAGGTAACGTCGATCGCTGCGAGAAATCCAGAGACCGGTAGGGCACTCGCAAATGAGATGAAATGCCATCTACATTCTGATTGGCGTAGCCTAATCGACGATGAAGAGATCGATGCAGTGGTTATATGCACGCACAACGCTCTTCATGGAGAAATCGTGATAAAAGCTCTGGAGAATAACTTACACGTGTTTACAGAGTACCCAATCGCCCGATATCAGAACGAAATAAAAAAAATAAGGCAACTGACGAAGAAATCATCTCCGATTCTGAGAGCAGCGCATTCGGAAACCGTTTCGCTCGAACACCAAGCCCTAAAAGATCAAATTGAAGGGATGGGAGATCTGGTTGCATCGAATTTCCTTCGGCTTACCCCAAATCGTGGAACACGACCTGAAGTGCTATTTAATCTTAAACTTTCAGGTCCTCCTGCACTATTCTTTATCTACCACATCTATCCTATGATTGATCTTTTCGGCCCAGCCATATGGGTCGAATCTCACGCGAACTACAGGAACCTCCGAAAAAATGGAAGTTATGACTGCTTCTTCAACACACTGACGGTGGGGTTTGCCGAGGCGGGTATCGCTCAATGGACTTGGGCTGGCGGTATCGAAATCAAATCGGCACGGCAATTTGAGCATATCGTCCTCTCCAAGGGCACATTGACTTACGAAAGGGAAAATTGGACTTTTTCAAATCGGGAAACCGTAAAAGATTTGAAAACTCCGATTATGGAAAATGAAACCCTTGAAGCCCAATTTGTAAGAGAAATTCTAGAAGAAAATGATTTATGGCGCGAGGATCTTGAAACCGCACTCCACGCCACGGAAATTGGAATCGCCGCAGAAGGATCCGCAACTAAGGGATCACGTTTAATTCTACCATTGTAG
- the modA gene encoding Molybdate-binding protein ModA has translation MNPSEPSVTYRIFQHDKDRMGDDVKVTFPQWLLATTALLSLLVQGCTSSDQESSLERVDISIFAAASLRDVLLELGSQFQKEHPNLNLVFNFAGSNTLALQILAAPKADLFISADEKWMDRVTEKGKILPKSRVSLISNRLLVISNSQSNWQIANATDLCDLEFQYLSIADPEAVPAGRYAKSWLKEIGCTENSLWEVTREKVAETMDVRAALNLVKSDRSIIGIVYRSDAHVSKGIRVLHEVRPTNGPYISYSMAILASSREKEATRTLYQFLLEQNTIRVFRRYGFISKS, from the coding sequence ATGAATCCTTCCGAGCCCTCCGTCACCTATAGGATCTTCCAACATGACAAAGACCGGATGGGTGACGATGTAAAAGTAACATTTCCTCAATGGCTCTTAGCGACAACTGCTTTACTCAGCTTACTGGTTCAAGGCTGTACGTCGTCAGATCAAGAATCGAGTTTGGAACGAGTTGACATCTCAATCTTTGCTGCTGCCAGTCTGAGAGACGTTCTTCTAGAGCTTGGATCCCAATTTCAAAAGGAGCACCCTAATCTTAATTTAGTCTTTAATTTTGCCGGTTCTAACACACTCGCTCTCCAGATTCTTGCCGCACCCAAAGCTGACTTATTTATTAGTGCCGACGAAAAGTGGATGGATCGGGTTACAGAAAAAGGGAAAATCCTTCCCAAATCGAGGGTCTCCCTAATTTCTAACAGACTCCTCGTGATATCGAACTCACAGAGTAACTGGCAAATTGCCAATGCAACGGACCTCTGCGATCTTGAATTCCAGTATTTATCGATCGCTGATCCCGAAGCTGTTCCGGCTGGCCGCTATGCTAAATCTTGGCTAAAAGAAATCGGTTGCACCGAAAACAGTCTCTGGGAAGTCACCCGGGAAAAGGTAGCTGAAACAATGGATGTGCGGGCTGCCCTAAATCTCGTTAAATCGGATCGATCCATTATCGGAATTGTTTACCGATCTGATGCACATGTTTCAAAAGGGATAAGGGTTCTCCATGAAGTTCGTCCGACAAACGGTCCATACATTAGTTACTCAATGGCTATTCTAGCCAGCAGTCGAGAGAAGGAAGCAACGCGTACTCTATATCAATTTCTACTCGAACAAAATACAATTAGAGTATTCAGGCGTTACGGATTCATCAGCAAATCCTGA
- the larE gene encoding Pyridinium-3,5-biscarboxylic acid mononucleotide sulfurtransferase translates to MTSLRSESMDMISEAQLKFDGLISKLDSYVREGLLVAFSGGVDSSFLLWAASEAHKRTGGRLLAITTTSPSVPQRDIDDALSFAKRIGVECELVESEEFKNERYVRNDRMRCYFCKSELFRISDSIIRDRNFQYVAYGYTASDKSDIRPGHQAAKEHKVLYPLAEFGFTKDEIRKSLRQNGYEIGEKPASPCLSSRVMTGVSITPMMLKDIEELENLLFDRGLKCFRVRHHDDGESRFIRLEVVPTEMERALELKEILVKEAKMRGYRWVTLDLEGYRTGGANR, encoded by the coding sequence ATGACTTCACTTCGATCTGAGAGTATGGACATGATATCTGAAGCACAGCTTAAATTTGATGGCCTTATTTCGAAACTAGATTCTTACGTTCGAGAAGGGCTGTTAGTTGCGTTTTCTGGCGGAGTGGATAGTTCCTTCCTTTTATGGGCAGCGTCCGAAGCGCACAAGCGGACTGGGGGACGGCTTCTTGCAATTACGACGACTAGCCCTAGTGTCCCTCAGAGAGATATTGATGATGCCCTCAGTTTTGCTAAAAGAATCGGGGTCGAATGTGAGCTTGTTGAGAGCGAAGAGTTTAAGAATGAACGATATGTTCGGAATGATCGAATGCGATGCTATTTCTGCAAGTCGGAGTTGTTTCGGATTTCTGATTCAATTATTAGGGACAGGAATTTCCAATATGTTGCTTATGGTTACACGGCATCGGATAAGAGTGACATTCGGCCCGGACACCAAGCAGCGAAAGAACATAAAGTTCTATACCCTTTGGCTGAATTTGGATTTACTAAGGATGAGATTCGTAAATCTCTGCGTCAAAACGGGTACGAAATAGGAGAAAAACCTGCCAGTCCGTGTTTGAGTTCCCGTGTGATGACTGGAGTTTCTATAACGCCGATGATGTTAAAGGATATCGAGGAGCTGGAAAATCTACTTTTTGACCGGGGGCTCAAGTGCTTTCGAGTTCGGCATCACGATGACGGTGAAAGTAGGTTTATCCGCTTGGAGGTGGTTCCAACGGAGATGGAACGTGCCTTAGAACTAAAAGAAATTTTGGTGAAAGAGGCTAAAATGCGTGGCTACCGTTGGGTTACGCTTGACCTAGAAGGTTATAGAACGGGTGGAGCCAATAGATGA
- the coaD gene encoding Phosphopantetheine adenylyltransferase gives MKLAIYPGTFDPITNGHLDILNRAARIFDRIIIAVALNEDKEPLFSLEERLTLIEENITGSDEIIVSSFDGLLVDYAHETGASSIIRGLRAVSDFEYEFQMALMNRHLSDEVETIFLMPTQDSFFTSSQLIKQVARYSGNIGRLVPTNVAKVLKRKFSG, from the coding sequence ATGAAACTCGCCATTTATCCAGGCACATTTGATCCCATAACGAACGGTCATCTTGATATTCTCAACCGGGCTGCCCGTATATTTGATCGGATCATCATTGCGGTTGCGCTTAATGAGGACAAAGAGCCCCTGTTCAGCCTTGAAGAGCGTCTAACTTTAATAGAGGAAAATATTACTGGTAGCGATGAAATCATAGTTTCAAGTTTTGATGGTCTTCTAGTGGACTACGCACACGAAACAGGAGCAAGTTCGATAATTCGAGGATTAAGAGCAGTTTCAGACTTCGAATATGAGTTCCAAATGGCCCTTATGAATCGCCACCTGTCAGATGAAGTTGAGACTATTTTTTTGATGCCAACACAAGACTCGTTCTTTACTAGCTCTCAACTTATTAAGCAGGTGGCTCGCTATTCTGGAAATATTGGTAGACTGGTTCCCACCAATGTAGCGAAAGTTCTGAAGAGGAAATTCTCCGGGTGA
- the trmL gene encoding tRNA (cytidine(34)-2'-O)-methyltransferase — protein sequence MLHIILYKPEIPQNTGNIGRLCALTTSRLHLIHPLGFELSDRHLKRSGMDYWKSLDLINHNSWERFLAEPNKPRRIWLFTTKSTQSFWDVGFEEEDGLLFGNEGSGCPSEVHEQVGKEWRVTIPMFGQGLRSLNLSTSVGIGLYEALRQIK from the coding sequence ATGCTCCACATCATATTGTATAAGCCTGAGATTCCTCAAAATACCGGAAATATTGGACGATTGTGCGCATTGACAACTTCCCGTCTTCATCTGATCCATCCTCTTGGTTTTGAGTTATCAGACCGCCATCTAAAACGGAGCGGGATGGATTATTGGAAGTCACTCGATCTGATCAACCACAATTCCTGGGAAAGGTTTTTGGCGGAACCTAACAAACCTAGAAGAATTTGGCTTTTTACGACAAAGTCAACGCAGTCATTTTGGGATGTTGGATTTGAGGAAGAGGACGGTCTTCTTTTTGGAAATGAAGGTTCAGGTTGTCCTTCTGAGGTTCATGAACAGGTTGGAAAGGAATGGAGAGTCACAATTCCCATGTTTGGCCAAGGTCTTCGTTCTTTAAATCTTTCAACCTCTGTTGGAATAGGCTTATATGAGGCCCTTCGTCAGATTAAATGA
- the potA gene encoding Spermidine/putrescine import ATP-binding protein PotA: MKHLNLLKVDLSLPLDLFTLRASFTTSKKVTGIFGISGSGKSTLLEAVAGLRRKASGRIQFGEEIWQNSLTGLFVKPENRGIGYVPQDSLLFPHMDVETNLLAGASRARHNGSHWGTTHDTILKVLHLSPLLKRRVNSLSGGEIQRVALGRALCSGPQMLLLDEPLASLDLALRYKILPFLQTICEKFQLPVLIVSHDPIEVQALCDDLIVLREGKVIGRGEPKSVLTKPEIFPMAKNEGFQNIFKGRINKLYRETATIRIGEMNSSVEFITPAAIGHVGDPILLRISSNDIMIATTKPKNLSARNVIPAVVEGIQTIRNSRIISARMAENVSPIIVELTTDSIKKLKICVGFQIFLIIKTTSFSLYQ; encoded by the coding sequence ATGAAGCATTTAAATTTGCTCAAGGTTGACCTTTCATTACCTCTAGATCTCTTTACACTGAGAGCATCTTTCACTACTTCGAAAAAAGTCACAGGCATTTTTGGAATTTCCGGATCCGGGAAATCAACCTTACTTGAGGCTGTTGCAGGTTTACGAAGGAAGGCTAGTGGAAGAATTCAATTCGGAGAAGAAATCTGGCAAAATTCTTTAACAGGCCTTTTCGTAAAACCAGAAAATCGGGGAATAGGATATGTCCCCCAGGACAGTCTCCTTTTCCCACATATGGATGTGGAGACTAATCTTTTGGCGGGCGCTTCCAGAGCACGGCACAATGGTAGTCACTGGGGGACAACCCATGATACAATCCTTAAGGTTCTTCATCTCTCTCCTCTCCTAAAGAGAAGAGTTAACTCTCTTTCAGGTGGTGAAATCCAGCGAGTCGCTCTGGGACGCGCCCTTTGTTCAGGACCGCAGATGCTTCTCCTCGATGAACCTCTGGCTTCCCTTGATCTTGCGCTTCGTTATAAAATTCTGCCCTTTCTCCAGACAATTTGTGAAAAATTTCAACTACCGGTTCTAATCGTTTCACATGACCCGATCGAAGTGCAAGCGCTCTGTGATGACCTCATTGTACTCCGTGAAGGTAAAGTGATCGGAAGGGGTGAACCAAAGAGTGTTCTAACAAAGCCTGAGATTTTTCCTATGGCTAAGAATGAAGGCTTTCAGAATATATTCAAAGGGCGAATTAATAAACTATACAGGGAAACAGCCACTATTCGGATCGGGGAAATGAACAGTAGCGTTGAATTTATTACCCCTGCAGCAATAGGCCATGTTGGAGATCCAATCCTCCTCCGTATTTCTTCCAATGATATCATGATAGCCACCACTAAACCTAAAAATCTATCCGCTCGTAATGTTATTCCCGCCGTTGTCGAAGGGATTCAGACAATCCGTAATTCAAGGATCATATCGGCTAGAATGGCAGAAAATGTTTCCCCTATCATAGTTGAGCTGACGACCGATTCGATTAAGAAACTTAAAATCTGTGTCGGATTCCAAATCTTTCTTATAATCAAAACAACTTCGTTCTCACTTTACCAATAA
- the yqhS gene encoding 3-dehydroquinate dehydratase, with protein MKKIGCLNGPNLNRLGIREPGTYGTFTLSNLEERLRSEAASLGIAVECFQSNHEGYLIDQIAQWDDEKFGGVILNPGGYTHTSIALRDAISGSRLTVVEVHISNTHSRESFRHKSVTAPVSKGVIAGFGFDGYLLALRYLAQD; from the coding sequence ATGAAAAAAATCGGCTGCCTTAACGGTCCAAACCTGAACCGGCTCGGAATCCGTGAGCCCGGGACCTACGGAACCTTCACTCTCTCGAACTTGGAAGAGCGGCTACGTTCGGAGGCAGCAAGTCTCGGAATCGCAGTCGAATGCTTCCAGTCGAATCACGAAGGCTATCTAATCGACCAGATCGCCCAATGGGACGATGAAAAGTTCGGAGGTGTGATACTGAACCCGGGTGGCTATACCCATACCAGCATCGCATTGCGCGATGCCATTTCCGGTTCCCGCCTCACCGTAGTGGAAGTGCATATTTCAAATACGCACAGCCGTGAATCATTTCGGCACAAATCTGTCACTGCCCCGGTTAGTAAAGGAGTTATCGCAGGGTTCGGGTTTGATGGCTACCTTCTCGCATTACGTTATCTTGCACAAGATTGA
- the tetA_2 gene encoding Tetracycline resistance protein, class B — protein sequence MIPIGPAQESNGNTQSRSRLGVILLTIFIDLVGFSIIFPLFPSILEYYLPRGGDSGILAAFISLMSTLPVVEESQRPFLTHVLFGGILGSLYSILQFISAPIWGRMSDRIGRRNIMLWTVAGTTFGYLIWFLSGSFLLLIISRVINGISGGNLSVATAAVADVTGKKSRSSGMALIGVAFGLGFIVGPVIGGFSALYDISAHHPGLVGFGVNPFSMPALIACLLSAINWIWIFLRFVETLPPEPQKVSQRETSRNRITEMFSIQDRDVRLTTQLYFIFITAFSGMEFTLPFLAAERLNYSTAENARIFLFIGVILIIIQGGVVRSLAPRMGEKCLAILGIISGILAFFLISSAISTTTFYIGLALLAIGIGLASPTLASLVSLYSADREQGHYLGLFRSAGSLARAIGPIAAGFIYWYVGSRFCYLTAAVILFIPLALAFRLRQPAKN from the coding sequence GTGATTCCCATAGGTCCTGCGCAGGAAAGTAACGGCAACACTCAATCTCGGTCCAGGTTGGGAGTCATTCTCTTAACTATCTTCATCGATCTAGTTGGGTTTTCTATAATCTTTCCCCTTTTCCCATCGATACTGGAGTACTACCTACCTCGCGGAGGAGACAGCGGCATACTCGCTGCGTTTATTTCCCTCATGAGTACTCTCCCCGTTGTAGAGGAATCCCAGCGACCCTTTCTCACCCATGTATTATTCGGAGGGATTTTGGGATCTCTCTACTCAATCCTACAGTTTATCTCAGCTCCCATATGGGGTAGAATGTCCGACCGAATAGGCCGAAGAAATATCATGCTTTGGACAGTTGCTGGAACAACATTTGGATATTTAATATGGTTCCTAAGTGGAAGTTTCTTACTCCTTATTATTTCCAGAGTTATCAATGGAATTTCAGGCGGAAACCTCTCTGTCGCTACAGCCGCCGTTGCTGACGTCACTGGTAAGAAATCACGCTCCAGCGGAATGGCTCTTATCGGGGTTGCCTTCGGTCTTGGATTCATTGTAGGCCCAGTTATTGGAGGATTCTCAGCCCTTTATGATATATCTGCCCACCACCCGGGGCTAGTAGGATTTGGGGTGAATCCTTTTTCCATGCCAGCTCTCATCGCTTGTCTTTTATCAGCTATCAACTGGATTTGGATATTTCTTCGTTTCGTAGAGACATTGCCTCCGGAACCTCAAAAAGTTTCACAAAGGGAAACTTCCAGAAATAGAATTACCGAGATGTTTAGCATCCAAGACCGCGATGTGCGACTCACTACACAGCTCTATTTTATTTTTATCACAGCCTTTAGTGGTATGGAATTCACCCTACCTTTTCTAGCTGCCGAACGGCTTAATTACAGTACTGCTGAGAATGCACGGATTTTCCTCTTTATTGGAGTTATTTTAATCATTATACAGGGTGGCGTTGTTCGATCATTAGCTCCTCGAATGGGTGAAAAATGCTTGGCCATTCTCGGGATTATTAGCGGGATCTTAGCATTCTTTCTAATCTCCTCCGCTATCAGCACGACTACCTTCTACATTGGGCTTGCTCTTCTTGCTATTGGGATTGGCTTGGCTAGCCCTACTCTAGCCTCCCTAGTCTCTCTCTACTCCGCGGACCGAGAACAGGGCCATTATCTCGGTCTCTTTCGTTCCGCTGGATCACTAGCAAGAGCTATCGGGCCAATCGCTGCAGGTTTTATTTACTGGTACGTCGGTTCTCGTTTTTGCTATTTAACTGCAGCAGTCATTCTCTTTATCCCTCTCGCTCTCGCTTTCCGTCTACGACAACCGGCAAAGAATTAA
- the gpsA gene encoding Glycerol-3-phosphate dehydrogenase [NAD(P)+], which yields MRFCVLGAGAWGTGIAIHIARRGHQVVLVPRRVEQARKLTRERENRRYLKGCRIPEKICITSDLEEGIEGSEIVLLACPSKGLRNSCWNLKEVGNAIRNVELVLSLCKGIELETHLLSAEVISDVLPGIRVGVLSGPTYAKEVAIGQPSAVVFAVSKHDSYSLSIQEAMSDRSLRVYTNEDLRGVELGACLKNVYAIAAGVCDGLGFGDNAKSALLTRSLAEMVRLGVALGGQLSTFYGLSGFGDLAATCNGGWSRNRTFGRMIAEGQCLESLLSKKRMTVEGYHSTHCFYSICRDKNLESPILDEVFAVLYQDKDVGEVLQSLMGRSLKPEKHQS from the coding sequence ATGAGATTTTGTGTATTGGGTGCTGGAGCTTGGGGTACGGGGATCGCGATTCATATCGCAAGACGAGGCCATCAGGTAGTATTGGTTCCTCGTCGGGTGGAACAGGCCCGGAAGCTGACTAGGGAGCGCGAAAATAGACGGTACCTAAAGGGCTGTCGAATCCCTGAGAAAATCTGTATTACAAGTGATCTAGAGGAAGGCATCGAAGGGTCAGAGATAGTTCTCCTGGCTTGTCCGTCAAAGGGTTTACGGAATTCCTGTTGGAATCTAAAAGAGGTGGGAAATGCGATTCGCAATGTTGAACTCGTACTATCTCTTTGCAAGGGGATTGAATTGGAAACCCATCTGCTATCTGCGGAAGTAATTAGTGATGTATTGCCGGGGATCCGAGTGGGTGTGCTTTCGGGACCAACATATGCTAAAGAAGTTGCAATTGGCCAGCCATCAGCAGTTGTTTTTGCAGTGAGTAAGCATGATTCTTACTCGCTATCAATTCAGGAGGCGATGAGCGATCGAAGTCTTCGTGTTTATACTAATGAAGACCTTCGAGGTGTGGAACTCGGTGCTTGCCTTAAAAATGTCTACGCCATTGCTGCTGGGGTTTGTGACGGATTAGGTTTCGGTGATAACGCAAAATCAGCTTTGCTTACAAGGTCCTTAGCTGAAATGGTAAGATTGGGGGTGGCATTAGGGGGGCAATTAAGTACCTTTTATGGTCTGAGCGGTTTCGGAGACCTTGCTGCAACTTGTAATGGCGGATGGAGTAGGAATCGTACTTTCGGTAGAATGATTGCAGAGGGGCAGTGCCTAGAATCTTTACTTTCAAAAAAAAGGATGACGGTAGAGGGATACCACTCGACTCATTGCTTTTACAGTATATGCAGGGATAAAAATTTGGAATCACCGATTCTGGATGAAGTATTTGCCGTACTCTATCAGGACAAGGATGTTGGAGAGGTTCTCCAGTCTCTAATGGGACGTTCATTAAAACCTGAAAAACACCAATCCTAA
- the modB gene encoding Molybdenum transport system permease protein ModB, whose product MIFSILALTIKCATLTILVIMIPGTLLAYLLARYEFFGKNLLSALSNLPLVLPPTAIGYLLLQAFASEGLLGTRIIGIDLDVILTWKGVVIACSVMTFPLVVRTARVSFESVNPRLELMARTLGYSQVRVFFSYTLPLASRGLAAALILGFTRALGEFGATVTLAGNIPGKTQTIASAIFSAQQAGSESEANTLIFVALGFGFFAIFISEHLSRNRTSFVR is encoded by the coding sequence ATGATCTTTTCGATTTTAGCTCTCACCATCAAGTGTGCTACATTGACAATTCTTGTCATAATGATTCCGGGAACATTGCTAGCATATCTTCTGGCACGATATGAATTCTTTGGAAAAAATTTACTATCCGCACTTTCCAATCTTCCTCTTGTTCTCCCGCCTACAGCCATCGGCTACCTTTTACTCCAAGCATTCGCCTCTGAGGGACTCTTGGGAACAAGAATCATTGGGATCGATCTTGATGTGATCTTGACTTGGAAAGGTGTTGTCATCGCCTGCTCCGTTATGACTTTTCCGCTTGTTGTTCGAACTGCTCGCGTCTCTTTTGAGTCTGTTAACCCTCGTCTCGAGTTAATGGCCCGGACACTGGGATACAGCCAAGTCCGAGTATTTTTTTCCTACACTTTACCATTAGCATCTCGAGGACTAGCTGCCGCTCTAATTCTCGGCTTCACCCGTGCATTGGGCGAATTCGGAGCTACCGTAACACTCGCCGGGAACATCCCTGGAAAGACACAAACTATAGCCTCAGCAATTTTTTCGGCCCAACAGGCAGGAAGCGAGAGTGAGGCTAATACACTTATCTTCGTTGCCCTGGGTTTTGGATTTTTTGCCATCTTCATTTCCGAGCATCTTTCACGAAATCGTACATCTTTTGTGAGATGA
- the pgsA gene encoding CDP-diacylglycerol--glycerol-3-phosphate 3-phosphatidyltransferase codes for MTPGLLVNLPNLITLSRIPLLFVISALLYAEWIGAPSIAFFLFVFAGVTDWIDGYIARKFNMISNFGKLMDALADKIIIVGMFVTLLAVQMLPKWSIGFVLLILCREFLVTGLRLVAAGNGVVLAAEKRGKQKTIMQIICISVILAVPSIREDFSYLTGFSVGWFADLLQELGIAFFVLVSLFTIYSGLVYLKKYWTVVFELPD; via the coding sequence ATGACACCTGGACTTCTTGTGAATCTCCCTAATCTAATTACTTTATCTCGGATTCCTCTGCTTTTTGTTATTTCTGCATTGCTCTATGCTGAGTGGATAGGTGCTCCCTCCATTGCTTTTTTCCTATTTGTGTTTGCCGGGGTGACGGACTGGATAGATGGCTACATTGCAAGAAAGTTTAATATGATCTCTAATTTTGGGAAGTTGATGGATGCATTGGCGGACAAGATTATTATCGTAGGAATGTTCGTCACCCTCCTTGCTGTCCAAATGTTGCCAAAATGGTCCATTGGGTTCGTTCTTCTTATTCTCTGTCGCGAATTTTTAGTTACGGGACTTCGGTTGGTGGCAGCTGGAAATGGTGTCGTGCTTGCTGCGGAAAAGCGGGGAAAGCAGAAAACGATTATGCAGATTATCTGCATTAGTGTAATTCTTGCTGTTCCTTCAATTAGAGAAGATTTTAGCTACCTAACAGGATTTTCCGTAGGATGGTTTGCGGATCTGTTGCAGGAATTGGGAATCGCTTTTTTCGTGCTCGTTTCCTTGTTTACGATATATTCTGGACTGGTGTATCTGAAAAAATACTGGACCGTTGTATTCGAGCTCCCAGATTAA